Proteins encoded within one genomic window of Streptomyces kaniharaensis:
- the pta gene encoding phosphate acetyltransferase, whose protein sequence is MARSVYVTGIDRGDGRQAVELGVMELLTRQVDRVGVFRPLVHAHAPDGTPPGRQAGEEPGSDHVVELLRSRYRIDLPAAELYGLTYEEAAALQAAHGQDELVSVLVDRFRAVERRCEAVLVLGTDFADTNIPDELAFNARLANEFGAAVLPVVGGHAGDPEAVIAEVRNAHRAYTDLGCETLAMIANRVAPGAKQRIQRKLTEKLPIPAYVIPEEPALAAPTVAQLVEATGAEVLLGDAAGLARDVRGFVFGGAMVPTFLEALTEGALVVTPGDRADLVIGALAAHAAGAPPIAGLLLTLGQHPGPNVMALAARLAPGTPVAVVPEGSWPTAATLTHLEGKLTPASPRKAEIALGLFELHVDTAELTTRIEVGRSERVTPMMFEHELLERARANRRHVVLPEGAEERVLRAAEILLRRNICDLTLLGEADAVRRKAASLGIDLPQETPGADRAQVRIVDPTTSPLRRQFAELYARLRGHKGMTVELALDVVTDVSYFGTLMVQEGIADGMVSGAVHSTAATIRPAFEVIKTSPGAAIVSSVFFMCLADRVLVYGDCAVNPDPDAQQLADIAIQSAATAAQFGVEPRVAMLSYSTGTSGSGADVDKVRKATELVRELRPDLLVEGPIQYDAAVDEHVAATKLPGSPVAGRATVLIFPDLNTGNNTYKAVQRSAGAVAVGPVLQGLRKPVNDLSRGALVQDIVNTVAITAIQSQDRKEPSA, encoded by the coding sequence GTGGCGCGCAGCGTGTACGTGACCGGGATCGACCGGGGGGACGGCCGGCAGGCGGTCGAGCTCGGGGTCATGGAACTGCTCACCCGCCAGGTGGACCGGGTCGGGGTGTTCCGTCCGCTGGTGCACGCGCACGCGCCCGACGGGACACCTCCCGGCCGTCAAGCCGGGGAAGAGCCGGGCTCGGACCACGTCGTCGAACTGCTGCGCAGCCGGTACCGGATCGACCTGCCCGCGGCCGAGCTGTACGGGCTGACGTACGAGGAGGCCGCCGCGCTCCAGGCGGCGCACGGGCAGGACGAGCTGGTGTCCGTCCTCGTCGACCGGTTCCGGGCGGTGGAGCGGCGCTGCGAGGCGGTGCTGGTGCTCGGCACCGACTTCGCGGACACCAACATCCCGGACGAGCTGGCCTTCAACGCCCGGCTGGCGAACGAGTTCGGCGCCGCCGTGCTGCCGGTGGTCGGCGGGCACGCCGGGGACCCGGAGGCCGTGATCGCCGAGGTCCGCAACGCCCACCGGGCGTACACCGACCTCGGCTGCGAGACCCTGGCGATGATCGCCAACCGGGTCGCGCCCGGCGCCAAGCAGCGGATCCAGCGCAAGCTCACCGAGAAGCTGCCGATCCCCGCCTACGTCATCCCCGAGGAGCCGGCGCTGGCCGCGCCGACCGTCGCCCAGCTGGTCGAGGCGACCGGCGCCGAGGTGCTGCTCGGGGACGCGGCCGGCCTCGCCCGGGACGTCCGCGGCTTCGTCTTCGGCGGCGCCATGGTGCCGACCTTCCTGGAGGCGCTGACCGAGGGCGCCCTCGTCGTCACCCCCGGGGACCGTGCCGACCTGGTGATCGGCGCGCTCGCCGCGCACGCCGCCGGCGCCCCGCCGATCGCCGGCCTGCTGCTGACGCTCGGTCAGCACCCCGGCCCGAACGTGATGGCGCTGGCCGCCCGGCTCGCCCCCGGCACCCCGGTCGCGGTCGTCCCCGAGGGCAGCTGGCCGACCGCCGCCACCCTGACCCACCTGGAGGGCAAGCTCACCCCGGCCAGCCCGCGGAAGGCCGAGATCGCCCTCGGCCTGTTCGAACTGCACGTCGACACCGCCGAGTTGACCACCCGGATCGAGGTCGGCCGGTCCGAGCGGGTCACCCCGATGATGTTCGAGCACGAGCTGCTGGAACGGGCCCGGGCGAACCGCCGGCACGTCGTGCTGCCCGAGGGCGCCGAGGAGCGGGTGCTGCGCGCGGCCGAGATCCTGCTGCGCCGCAACATCTGCGACCTCACCCTGCTCGGTGAGGCCGACGCCGTGCGCCGCAAGGCCGCGAGCCTCGGCATCGACCTCCCGCAGGAAACCCCGGGCGCCGACCGCGCCCAGGTCCGGATCGTCGACCCGACCACCAGCCCGCTGCGCCGCCAGTTCGCCGAGCTGTACGCGCGGCTGCGCGGCCACAAGGGCATGACCGTCGAGCTGGCGCTGGACGTCGTCACCGACGTCTCCTATTTCGGCACCCTGATGGTCCAGGAGGGCATCGCCGACGGCATGGTCTCCGGCGCGGTGCACTCCACCGCCGCCACCATCCGGCCCGCCTTCGAGGTGATCAAGACCTCGCCGGGCGCGGCCATCGTGTCGAGCGTCTTCTTCATGTGCCTGGCCGACCGGGTGCTGGTGTACGGCGACTGCGCCGTCAACCCGGACCCGGACGCCCAGCAGCTGGCCGACATCGCGATCCAGTCCGCCGCCACCGCCGCCCAGTTCGGCGTGGAGCCGCGGGTCGCGATGCTCTCCTACTCGACCGGCACCTCCGGCTCCGGCGCGGACGTCGACAAGGTCCGCAAGGCCACCGAGCTGGTCCGCGAGCTGCGGCCGGACCTCCTGGTCGAGGGCCCGATCCAGTACGACGCGGCGGTGGACGAGCACGTCGCGGCCACCAAGCTGCCGGGCTCACCGGTGGCCGGCCGGGCGACCGTGCTGATCTTCCCGGACCTCAACACCGGCAACAACACCTACAAGGCGGTCCAGCGCTCGGCCGGCGCGGTGGCGGTCGGCCCGGTCCTCCAGGGCCTGCGCAAGCCCGTCAACGACCTCTCGCGCGGGGCGCTCGTGCAGGACATCGTCAACACCGTCGCGATCACCGCGATCCAGTCGCAGGACCGCAAGGAGCCGTCGGCATGA